The region CCCCCTCGCCGTGCGCCCGTCCCCACCAGCCGTGCGTGCCCGTTCGCTGCGCCAAATGTGAAATACCCAAATCCTCCCGCGGTTTCCAGCTTTGATCCCGCGTATCGATCCCCTCCCGCTGGGTCTGGCCGGGGGGTGCTTGGTGGGATGTGGGTCCCCgagaagcagagctggctcTCAGGGGTGCTGTGCCCTCTCCCAGGTGGGCATCCAGGTGAGCTACGAGGACCTGTGCAGCGGGAAACACTGCAGCATCTGCAAGGCGTATGCCACCTTCGTGGCGCAGTGTCCCTCCGGCAGCAAGGTGAGCAGCGGCCGGTGGCTGTGGGGGCTCGGTCGGCCCCTGTGCAGAGGCAGCGAGGAAATGGCCTCTCTGGGGAGAGGCGAGCTGGGCTGGGCCTGGCTTTCCATCACGGCATGTGCCTATCTGCACACGATAGGGTCGGTGATCCCTTATCCCGTGCATGTGGGTGCACGGTGGGGTGCTGAGCCTCTCAGTCCCGCTCTGAGCACAGAGGGCACCTGCCCGCTCCTGCCGTCCCCTCTTCTATGcccggggagggcagggacatACCTCCCTGCCGGCGCTGCGGGACGGCTCCTTAGCATCAGTGCCCATCCCTGCTGTACAACACCTCCCAGGGGATCCCTATCCAGTTGCAGGAGCCATTTGCCCTCTGGCCCCTCCGTGAGCAGCTATAATATAACCCAGGAGGAGCACGGCTGGCTCTGACGCACGTACGGTGGGACGTACGGTGCTACGGGAGTGCGTGCAGGCACCCAAAGGAGCCCTGCCTTCTCCCGCGGTGGGACTGCACCCTGCCCGTGTCCCCTTTGCAGGTGAAGCTGAAGCCGCTGACCCCACAGACGGAGGAGGAGAAGATAGAGCACAGCATCGCTGCCGAGCGCCGCCGCATGCGGCTGGTCCACAAGGACACCCTCAAGGACCTCCTCACCCGCAGCCCTCGTGAAACCGGTACCGTGTCCCGCAGCCTGGGCTTCCAGCCCCAAAATAGCCCTGACACCCACCGGTGACATCCTTCTTCCTTGGCGGGATGCTGGGGGCAGGTTAAGAATGGTTTGGGGATGCCCTGGCCGTGGAGGAGGGGATCAGCCCCACCATCCGGCACCCCCAAGCTGGGAGGTGTGGGAGGGTTGATACAGTGGGAGGGTGGCCATGGGGAGAGGAGGCAAGAGCTGGTGGGGTACTGGGACTGGGGGTCCCACCGGCTGACCGGCAGGCTGAACCCCGTTCTCCacctgtggcagagctggagacgCGGGATGGCAGCGCGGCGGTGCCGGCGGAGAAGACGCGGGTGGAGAGCGTGGAGCTGGTGCTGCCCCCACACGCCAACCATCAGGGCAACACCTTCGGCGGGCAGATCATGGCCTGGATGGAGAACGTGGCCACCATCGCAGCCAGGTGACCTGACGGggatttggggtggggggacggTGTGTCTGGAggggggacacagccagggcagcgtCCGGCCGGGTCAGGCCACAGCCGGGTTGTAGAGACCCTTCAAAGGGATGGTCCCCAGCACATCACCCTTGGGCGATGCCATACAGGGAGTCCCACGGGTGCATGGCGCTGGAGGACCCCAGGGAAGGGTTCACACTCACCACAGTCTGCTTATTGTCCCTTCTCATGGCTGGTTTTGGTGGTTGAAATGCAGGGGTGACATTTTTTGGGGTCTCCTCAGCTCTGGTTGGGTCGGAGAGGGTGCGTGGGGCTGCCGGGGCATGGGGCCACGGCCAGGGGGTAACGCCTGCCACCCGCAGCCGGCTGTGCCATGCCCACCCCACGCTGCAGGCCATCGAGATGTTCCACTTTCGGGGACCATCGCAAGTCGGGGACCGCCTGGTGCTCAAAGCCATCGTCAACAACGCCTTCAAAAACAGGTGGGTGCCGGCGGCAGGGGGTCCCCATCCCACCCTCCGGAGCTCTCCGCGCCCTCACcccttcttctctcccccttcccccccagcaTGGAGGTGGGGGTCTGCGCTGAGGCGTACGGCCAGGAGATGTCCGTCAGCCGAAGGCACATCAACAGTGCCTTCATGACCTTCGTGGTGCTGGACCAGGAGGGCCGGCCCTGCACCCTGCCGATGGTGGCACCCGAGCCGGGGGTAAGGACGGGCAGGGGTGGCTTCTCCCCGCCGCGGTGGCATGGGACCCCCGGGAATCCCGCTTAGCCCTGAAAGGCTCTTGGATTCATGgcaaaacaaatgcagttttatgaTGATGGAAATGAAATTGCTCGATAGCAAGtgaattaaattgatttctcgGTAtaactaacaaaaaaataaaccacttgCCCATGCAGAGATGGAGACGTATTAGCCATGCAAGGCTTAACAGAATATCGCCTGCAAGTTTGAGCTCATCTTTTCTACAATTTAGGGGAAAGAATGCAAACCTCTTAGGTTGTTTTTACCTTTCAAAGCGCCCTGATCCATAATTTGCTCGGAtccaaatatttaagaaaaccTGTCACGCGAGCACGGCAGCGAAGCAAACACCCGCGTGTCTCGGGGCACATCGTAGCGCGAGTGAGCGACGGCGTCGCTTTCCCCTTGGCTGATCCGTGCCCCCCCACCTGATTTTTTAGATGCCTTAAAACTAGGACTCTTCTCCCACTCTGCGGGGGAGCATCTCATGGCTGGAGCCGTGCTCCCTGAAACCGCTTCTCTGCCTGCTTTAAAGCACTGCGCTattgctttctttgaaataagctgctttttttgggtttttatttccCAAGAGGGGATGTTTGCACATGCTAGGGGATGCGATTTGTGTTTCAGCGGCagtttgcagctctgcagccgcagcaagggttttttcctaatgtgCCAGTGCCCATCGCTTGATCATAGCACTGTGGCAATGCCAAAATAGCTCACGGTTACGGACTAACCACCACTGCCAGTGTAGCTGGGACAGCAGCCGGTGAGCGCAGGGGCTTCAccttccagcccttccctgcTGAACATTTTGCCCGCTCCCAAAAAGAcatgtggtgggtttttttttccctccttttcctatTAACCTAATGTGCTTTTCCCGTTTATCAGGACGGAGAGAGGAGGTACAGAGAAGCCAGCGCTAGGAAAAAAATTCGGCTGGACCGGTGAGCGGAAAAAGCAAGTGGGatgcagggatggaggagggaggagaggggggctTGGCACGGGGTGCAGGGACAGTCTGTGGGTGGTTTGTGTCCCACCATAAGGGAAATTGTTCCTTCCTGCAGAAAATACGTCGTCTCCTGCAAACAGACCGAGGTGCCGCTCTCCGTGCCCTGGGACCAAAGCAACAAGGTAGGGTGCTGCCCCGCGGGAGTcgctgcctcctgccccccttcctgcccctgacgtgctgcccctgccccaggtTTATCTGAGCTACAACAACGTCTCTGCGCTGAAGACGCTCGTAGCCAAAGCGAACTGGGCACTCgccagagaaaaggaaaaggtactAAACCCTGCCCCTTCCCCCCGAGCTGCTCCTTGCCCCCAAAGCGGGGGCAATCCGGGGGCTCGGTGGTGGTGAACGCGTCCCAGCCCGTGCCCTGTGCTCTCCGAGGTGCGGATGTACACGCTGGAGGAGGACAAGTTCCTTTCCTTCCGCATCGAGATGTCAGTCTGCATCGCCGCCGGCCGAGCCTTCTCCCTGCTCTCCGACCTGCGGCGCCGGCAAGAGTGGGACAGCCACTATGCGTGAGTGCTGCGGGGCTTCCCGGGGACACCCGGCCCTTTCCAAAAATCACATCCCTAAATTTAAGGCTCATCGCTGAACACCCTTTTGGGCTTTCCTGGGAGCAAGTGTGTTGCCCCGGAGCCATTATCACTCCTAGAGACCTTTCACCATGTGTCCctgtcctggctctgcctgggctGATGGCTGCgctttgctgcagaaaacatctattttgggtcccccaaaatattttgggtATGGTGGTGGGCTGTAAATGTGTAAGCCCCCGGACTTGGGGGCAACAGCAGGGTTTCTCTGACCCGTCCCCTCCCACCTCGCAGGAGTGCTGAGCTCGTCCAGCAAGTAGACGATGACGACATGATCTACCACGTGGTGAGCCAGACGCTGAGCCGCGAGAACAAGCCGCAGGACTTTGTCATCCTGGCATCCCGACGGAAACCCTGCGGCAAGGGGTAACCATCCCCGTCCCCGACTCCTCGCTCCCCGCTggctgggctgtgccagctcaccgggctctctcctccccagggACCCCTACGTGGTGGCCTTTCGGTCGGTGACGCTGCCCACCCACCCTGCCAGCGCCGACTTCACACGGGGGGAGACGCTCTGCTCCGGCTTCTGCATTTGGCCGGAGTCAGAGGAGACGAGCAAGGTGGgatgctgcagctgtgctgcgGGGCCGTGCCACCCACACCCCATCGGGGAGGCTCCCCCATCCCCACATGCCCCTACTCACCATCTCCCCTGCCTTGCAGGTGGCTTACTACAATCAGGCTACGCCGGGGTACCTCAACTACGTCACCACCAACGTGGCGGGACTGTCCTCCAACTTCTGCGCCACCTTCGAAGCCTGCGAGAAGTTCCTGCTGAAGAACAAGGAGGAGCTGATCGTGCAGCTGCAGGACCTCTAAAGCCGCGGCACTCCtgctgacagacagacagacagacagacagatgagGGGGCACCTCGGTGGTGGAAGGGGACATGGGATCGTGGCGCCCAGACCCTGCCTCTCTGGGGGCTTTGGCCTGAGCCAGGtcccaggggctggggtggAGGGGCATCCCTGTACCGCCTCACCCTTTGCACTGACGTGtcatgtcttttcttcttcctttttttttttttttatttagaaattttatAAGCTGATGTACAGGACTTTGTTTTCTAGTTCACTTAACGCTACTTGAATCTTTATATGATCCGACGTCTTCctaaaacagtttctttttttttttttttttttactatttctttatGAGGGAAACTGGTTCCCTTTGAGGTAccaaagggagagagggggcaGTGATGTGGGGAGGGTGCCGTATCCCTCCCTGGTGCAGGGGCAGCCGGCGGAGCATCCCACTCCCCCCATGGCTGCCCGgtgctgctcctcttcctgggcagggctggcaaacagcccctgctcctgccgGGCTGAAATCCCACCCCACGGAGCTGTGGAAGGAGTGGCAATAAAAGtgcattaaaaggaaaaatatctataTGTGCTCTGGGTGAGTGTCTGCTCTGGGGGTTCGCTGTGTGGCTGCCTGGCCGGCGAGTGTGGAGTGGTGGTCCTGCACGCACAGCACACCCCCGGCGAGTGCCATTTCCCCAGGGGGAAGGGGCC is a window of Gymnogyps californianus isolate 813 chromosome 8, ASM1813914v2, whole genome shotgun sequence DNA encoding:
- the ACOT11 gene encoding acyl-coenzyme A thioesterase 11 → MLSFFWLRCLLKMVKGNIVVPEEILSFCCNGLQGSTSPPRAREPREREEVPGAMASPSPAGNPTEVQMSQLVLPCHTNHRGELSTGQLLKWIDTAACLSAERHAGCPCVTASMDDIYFEHTISVGQVVNIKAKVNRAFNSSMEVGIQVSYEDLCSGKHCSICKAYATFVAQCPSGSKVKLKPLTPQTEEEKIEHSIAAERRRMRLVHKDTLKDLLTRSPRETELETRDGSAAVPAEKTRVESVELVLPPHANHQGNTFGGQIMAWMENVATIAASRLCHAHPTLQAIEMFHFRGPSQVGDRLVLKAIVNNAFKNSMEVGVCAEAYGQEMSVSRRHINSAFMTFVVLDQEGRPCTLPMVAPEPGDGERRYREASARKKIRLDRKYVVSCKQTEVPLSVPWDQSNKVYLSYNNVSALKTLVAKANWALAREKEKVRMYTLEEDKFLSFRIEMSVCIAAGRAFSLLSDLRRRQEWDSHYASAELVQQVDDDDMIYHVVSQTLSRENKPQDFVILASRRKPCGKGDPYVVAFRSVTLPTHPASADFTRGETLCSGFCIWPESEETSKVAYYNQATPGYLNYVTTNVAGLSSNFCATFEACEKFLLKNKEELIVQLQDL